One genomic region from Jilunia laotingensis encodes:
- a CDS encoding efflux RND transporter periplasmic adaptor subunit, whose protein sequence is MKQFIALCLIGIVTFSCTGGSKDSTSQDVTVQGDTIIVSSQSLAQKIKTAIVQKELHQRSFTTSGVVKAIPNQYAEIASPFAGRITQSFVRLGQKVSKGSPIFAISSPEFFETGKAYYQAKQEMELALKSLKREKDLLNNKVGVQKEVEEAEVNYELKKKDYENTLAALKVFQIDPSELVLGQPLIVRSPINGEVVTNNIVLGQYLKEDAEPVAIIADLNKVWVAANVKEKDIPLIQSLDKVEVSLVSMPDRIFTGSIYHINEMLDEDTRAVEVLIECDNHEREMKPAMYGSVKLTDTAVDAVLVPTAAILQQEDASYVLVALGENRYQKRNITTACTDGDRTVIASGLQPGEKIMTEGAFYFIDAR, encoded by the coding sequence ATGAAACAATTTATAGCACTATGCCTGATAGGTATAGTAACTTTCTCATGTACCGGTGGTTCAAAAGACAGCACATCACAAGATGTGACGGTACAGGGAGATACCATCATTGTATCCTCCCAATCACTTGCGCAGAAGATAAAAACAGCCATCGTGCAAAAAGAACTCCATCAACGCTCCTTTACCACTTCAGGAGTCGTAAAAGCCATCCCTAATCAGTACGCTGAAATCGCATCTCCTTTTGCAGGACGCATTACCCAATCATTCGTACGTCTGGGACAAAAAGTAAGTAAAGGCAGCCCCATATTCGCAATCAGCTCTCCGGAATTCTTTGAGACCGGAAAGGCATATTATCAAGCGAAGCAGGAGATGGAACTCGCATTGAAAAGTCTTAAACGCGAGAAAGACCTTCTGAACAACAAAGTTGGTGTTCAGAAAGAGGTGGAAGAAGCCGAAGTAAACTACGAACTCAAAAAGAAAGATTATGAGAACACGCTTGCCGCACTAAAAGTATTCCAAATCGATCCTTCGGAACTTGTATTGGGACAACCGTTGATCGTTCGTTCACCCATTAACGGAGAAGTAGTGACCAACAATATCGTACTGGGGCAGTATTTGAAAGAGGATGCCGAACCGGTAGCCATCATTGCCGACCTGAACAAAGTCTGGGTAGCGGCCAACGTGAAGGAGAAGGACATCCCACTGATCCAATCACTCGATAAAGTGGAAGTATCACTTGTTTCAATGCCCGACCGTATTTTCACCGGCAGCATTTATCACATCAATGAAATGCTGGATGAAGATACACGCGCTGTAGAAGTCTTGATAGAGTGTGACAATCACGAACGGGAAATGAAACCTGCCATGTACGGTTCGGTGAAACTGACAGATACGGCAGTCGATGCCGTTTTAGTTCCCACAGCTGCCATTCTGCAACAAGAAGATGCAAGTTACGTACTCGTTGCTTTGGGCGAAAACCGCTATCAAAAGAGAAACATTACCACCGCCTGTACCGATGGAGATCGCACGGTTATCGCTTCCGGCTTACAGCCCGGTGAGAAGATCATGACGGAAGGAGCTTTTTATTTTATCGATGCCCGCTAA
- a CDS encoding efflux RND transporter permease subunit produces MKKIIYLALHRRGLMFVLFAFLGIVGYYSWTQLAIDAYPDIADTTVQIVTQVPGLAAEEIEQQISIPIERAVNGLPGLNVMRSKNTFGLSTVVLVFDDGIDDYWARQRVQERLVDVELPYDAVPGLNPLTSPTGEIFRYVIESDNLDLREITDLHKWVIIPRLKQVTGVADVSNYGGITTQYQIEIDPHKMEQYNVTLSDVTEKIEKNNVNAGGSMLTHGDLSYVIRGIGLVKDLEDLGNIVIKTEKGVPVYLNDIGKLKYGNLERKGVLGFNDGVHNYNDGVEGIVQMLRGENPSKVLQDVHTAVEELNNEMLPEGTRIHPFMDRTELVNTTLHTVSHTLFEGMILVVLVLILFLKSWRGALLVALTIPLALLIAFILMHVTDIPANLLSLGAIDFGIIVDGAIVMMETILKKRERHPDEMLTEDSIMRRTTEVARPIFFSTLIIITAYLPLFAFEHIEKKLFTPMAYTVGYALIGALVVALLLIPGLAFMAYRKPRPVSHNRWLEKLGNLYNAQTERLIDRRNLILSSLVIILVAAGGLSWMVGKDFLPPLDEGSIWIQVQLPPGISIEKSKEMGAELRETIRKFPEVSYVMTQVGRDDEGAEAFSLSHIECGVGLKPYSTWEHGKTKADLIEEMNEKLQRMPGYTVSFSQPIIDMVMDQIAGAHSDLAIKIYGDDIAETRHIAEQVEGVVKNIPGAVDVAIDQEPPMPQLQIVADRDRIAQYGLNVSDVADLIELAIGGKAISQIFVGSKSYDVICRFNDESRNTPERIGNLMLTTDSGSKIPLSQIADIKMTTGASTISREMNKRHLTIHVNLRGTDLTTFLNQANKAISNQVKYDPADYHLKWAGQFENQNRAYSRLGIVVPLALGVMLLLLFAALGHFRQAALLMCIVPLALFGGMLALNVRGMTLNVSSAVGFIALIGVAIQNGVIMISHINNLRSRGRDLREAVITGARHRFRPILMTATVAILGLLPASLSTGIGSDVQRPLATVIVYGLLFATIITLYILPALYYMMEKRIEEK; encoded by the coding sequence ATGAAGAAGATAATTTATCTGGCGTTACACCGGCGAGGGCTGATGTTCGTCTTATTTGCCTTTTTAGGCATAGTGGGTTATTACTCTTGGACACAGTTGGCTATCGATGCCTATCCTGATATTGCCGATACGACGGTTCAGATTGTGACACAAGTACCGGGTCTGGCAGCCGAAGAGATTGAACAACAAATTTCAATCCCCATCGAAAGAGCTGTAAACGGACTTCCAGGGCTGAACGTGATGCGCAGTAAGAATACCTTCGGATTAAGTACGGTCGTTTTAGTATTTGACGATGGTATTGACGATTACTGGGCACGCCAACGAGTGCAGGAACGGCTGGTAGATGTAGAGTTACCTTATGATGCCGTACCGGGACTAAATCCGTTGACATCCCCTACCGGTGAAATCTTCCGTTATGTGATTGAAAGCGATAACCTGGATCTCCGGGAAATCACCGATTTGCACAAATGGGTGATTATCCCCCGGCTGAAACAGGTGACGGGCGTTGCCGACGTAAGCAATTACGGTGGCATAACTACCCAATACCAGATAGAGATCGATCCGCACAAAATGGAACAATACAATGTCACATTAAGCGATGTCACGGAAAAAATAGAGAAAAACAATGTGAATGCCGGTGGTAGTATGCTGACACATGGCGATCTGAGTTACGTAATCCGGGGAATCGGTCTGGTAAAAGACCTTGAAGACTTGGGAAACATTGTGATAAAAACCGAAAAGGGGGTACCCGTCTATCTGAATGATATTGGAAAACTAAAATATGGCAACCTGGAACGTAAAGGAGTACTCGGTTTCAATGATGGAGTACACAATTACAATGACGGTGTTGAAGGCATCGTGCAAATGTTACGGGGGGAAAATCCATCCAAAGTACTACAAGACGTACATACGGCAGTCGAAGAATTGAATAATGAGATGCTGCCTGAAGGCACGCGCATCCATCCGTTCATGGACCGGACAGAGTTGGTCAATACTACCCTTCATACCGTATCGCATACCCTGTTCGAAGGAATGATACTGGTTGTACTGGTACTCATCTTGTTTCTTAAAAGCTGGCGCGGAGCGCTGTTGGTAGCATTGACTATCCCATTGGCACTTCTCATAGCCTTTATCCTGATGCACGTCACCGATATTCCCGCCAATTTGCTGTCATTGGGTGCCATCGACTTCGGCATTATCGTGGACGGAGCCATTGTCATGATGGAAACCATTTTGAAGAAACGCGAACGCCATCCGGACGAAATGTTGACAGAAGACTCTATCATGAGACGGACGACTGAAGTTGCCCGCCCCATCTTCTTCTCCACACTCATCATCATCACTGCCTATCTCCCTTTATTTGCCTTTGAACATATCGAGAAAAAGCTATTCACCCCGATGGCATATACAGTAGGCTATGCGTTGATCGGTGCATTGGTGGTGGCACTGCTCCTCATCCCCGGACTGGCTTTCATGGCGTATCGCAAACCACGCCCGGTTTCCCATAACCGTTGGTTGGAAAAGTTGGGAAACTTGTATAATGCACAAACTGAAAGACTGATCGACCGACGGAACTTGATTTTATCTTCCCTGGTCATCATCCTGGTAGCAGCCGGCGGACTGAGCTGGATGGTAGGAAAAGATTTCCTTCCTCCTCTGGACGAAGGTTCCATCTGGATACAAGTGCAACTGCCTCCGGGCATCTCCATCGAAAAGTCAAAAGAGATGGGAGCCGAATTGCGGGAAACCATTCGTAAATTCCCGGAAGTATCATACGTGATGACACAAGTGGGACGCGACGACGAAGGTGCCGAAGCTTTTTCGCTCTCACATATAGAGTGCGGGGTCGGCCTGAAACCTTACTCCACTTGGGAACATGGCAAGACCAAAGCCGACTTGATAGAGGAAATGAATGAGAAACTACAGAGGATGCCTGGATATACCGTCAGCTTTTCACAGCCGATTATCGACATGGTGATGGATCAGATAGCCGGGGCGCACAGCGATCTCGCAATCAAAATCTACGGAGATGACATAGCAGAAACCCGTCATATCGCTGAACAGGTAGAAGGAGTAGTCAAGAACATACCCGGTGCGGTAGACGTAGCTATCGATCAGGAACCACCGATGCCCCAGCTACAGATTGTGGCAGACCGTGACCGCATCGCCCAATATGGATTGAACGTTTCGGACGTTGCCGACCTCATCGAATTGGCAATCGGAGGAAAAGCAATCTCTCAGATATTTGTCGGCAGCAAATCCTATGATGTCATCTGCCGTTTCAACGATGAGAGCCGCAATACTCCGGAACGAATCGGCAACTTGATGCTGACTACGGATTCGGGGAGTAAAATCCCTCTGAGCCAGATAGCGGATATCAAGATGACAACCGGTGCCAGCACCATCTCCCGTGAAATGAACAAACGCCATCTGACGATCCATGTAAACCTGCGGGGTACGGACTTGACCACCTTCCTCAATCAAGCCAATAAAGCCATTAGCAATCAGGTGAAATACGACCCGGCAGACTACCATCTGAAATGGGCGGGACAATTTGAGAACCAGAATCGCGCCTATTCGCGCCTGGGAATTGTCGTACCGTTGGCACTAGGGGTAATGCTATTGTTGTTATTCGCGGCATTGGGGCATTTCCGGCAGGCTGCTCTGCTGATGTGCATAGTCCCGCTGGCACTCTTTGGAGGCATGCTTGCCCTGAACGTACGCGGAATGACACTTAATGTATCTTCTGCCGTAGGCTTTATCGCTTTGATCGGAGTGGCCATACAAAATGGAGTGATAATGATTTCACACATCAATAATCTTCGTTCGAGAGGCAGAGATCTGAGAGAAGCAGTAATCACAGGGGCACGACATCGTTTCCGTCCGATATTGATGACGGCAACCGTAGCCATCTTGGGATTGCTCCCGGCATCTCTGTCGACCGGCATCGGATCGGATGTTCAACGTCCTCTTGCCACGGTCATCGTATACGGATTGCTGTTTGCGACGATAATCACATTGTACATTCTCCCCGCATTATATTATATGATGGAAAAAAGAATTGAAGAAAAATGA
- a CDS encoding TolC family protein codes for MKRIHILILLATSLSLQAQNKSVSLPYREYLEKVNTGNLEYAAEKLNVSASHAGVVAAKVFNDPELSVSYFNNENKKLQMGEGFAVGLSQTLTLGKRGAAIGMARSESALTEALLADYFRNLRAEATLTYLEAVKQQRLYDVTRKAYENLRQLAESDSIRFRLGKIMEVDATQSKLEAGILGNELLQAGTKLKNAYSALSVMMGTFSIDTLYQPTAQLQTEMHEFMLGDLIAKAVENRSDLVAALRNTTVAKKAVKVARRENIPDIDVSLEIGRNYRVLNEEAPAPPFTGITAGIAFPLKLSALNRGAVNAARFREKQAEMQYSQARLQVQTEVMQAYHQYQSLAEQMKHYENGLLKQAQEVLDGKIYSYNRGEVSLLEVLNAQRTFDEVQAQYIETLFNYNAALVELEKAVGIWDITL; via the coding sequence ATGAAAAGAATCCATATACTAATTCTGCTTGCAACGAGCCTTTCGTTGCAAGCGCAAAACAAGTCTGTTTCTCTGCCCTATCGTGAGTATCTTGAAAAGGTCAATACTGGAAACCTGGAATATGCAGCCGAAAAATTGAACGTCAGTGCATCACATGCGGGCGTAGTGGCGGCAAAAGTGTTCAACGACCCCGAGCTTTCAGTAAGCTACTTCAATAACGAGAACAAGAAGTTACAAATGGGTGAAGGTTTTGCCGTTGGGCTAAGCCAGACCTTGACATTAGGCAAAAGAGGTGCGGCAATCGGAATGGCACGGAGCGAAAGTGCATTGACAGAAGCGTTGCTAGCCGATTATTTCCGTAATCTTCGTGCCGAAGCCACATTAACGTATCTGGAAGCAGTGAAACAACAACGCCTTTATGATGTTACCCGAAAGGCATATGAAAACCTTAGGCAATTGGCCGAATCCGACAGCATCCGTTTCCGCTTGGGCAAAATCATGGAAGTGGACGCTACACAAAGCAAACTGGAGGCGGGCATATTGGGCAATGAATTATTGCAGGCCGGCACTAAACTTAAAAACGCATATTCAGCGCTCTCTGTAATGATGGGTACATTCAGCATTGACACCCTTTATCAACCTACCGCCCAGTTGCAGACAGAAATGCATGAATTCATGTTGGGCGATCTGATAGCGAAAGCAGTGGAAAACCGTTCCGATCTCGTAGCCGCCCTCAGAAACACAACCGTGGCAAAAAAAGCGGTGAAAGTTGCCCGTAGGGAAAACATTCCCGATATCGATGTTTCTTTGGAGATTGGCAGGAACTACCGGGTATTGAACGAGGAAGCCCCCGCTCCTCCTTTTACAGGAATAACCGCAGGTATAGCCTTTCCATTAAAATTATCAGCTCTCAACCGTGGCGCAGTCAATGCCGCACGATTCCGGGAGAAACAGGCCGAGATGCAATATAGCCAAGCTCGCCTACAGGTACAAACGGAAGTTATGCAGGCATACCACCAATACCAATCCTTAGCCGAACAAATGAAACATTATGAGAATGGATTATTAAAGCAGGCTCAGGAAGTTCTTGACGGAAAGATTTACAGTTATAACCGGGGAGAAGTCTCTTTACTTGAAGTCCTGAATGCACAACGAACTTTTGATGAAGTGCAGGCACAGTATATCGAGACACTGTTCAATTATAATGCCGCGTTAGTAGAATTGGAAAAAGCGGTAGGAATCTGGGATATCACCCTTTAA
- a CDS encoding CDGSH iron-sulfur domain-containing protein → MTKPDSPSVENGSKQAPESFYIKITPDGPYLVYGNPPIDQEIILPNEEGSSWVYQRGKHFDSSASPVALCRCGHSKHKPFCDGSHKMAKDWDSKETASHRPLLEEVEELEGPSMILADNEKYCAFARFCDAYGRVWNLVQRAASEEEREIVRHEVGHCPSGRLVLWDKKTEKIFEPPFEPSIGIIEDPGIKVSGPIWVKGGIRIEGTDGRSYEIRNRVTLCRCGQSSNKPFCDGTHASMHFHDDIPLEDSGEKR, encoded by the coding sequence ATGACTAAACCTGATTCCCCTTCCGTAGAAAACGGAAGCAAGCAAGCGCCCGAAAGTTTTTATATCAAAATTACTCCTGACGGTCCTTACCTTGTGTATGGCAACCCTCCCATAGACCAGGAAATCATTTTACCAAATGAAGAAGGTTCCTCATGGGTCTATCAACGCGGAAAACATTTCGATAGTTCGGCCTCTCCTGTGGCTCTTTGTCGTTGCGGACATTCCAAACATAAACCTTTCTGTGACGGTTCGCACAAAATGGCAAAAGATTGGGATTCGAAAGAAACAGCTTCCCATCGTCCCTTGCTCGAGGAAGTGGAAGAATTGGAAGGTCCCAGCATGATACTCGCCGACAATGAAAAATATTGCGCCTTTGCACGCTTCTGCGATGCTTACGGTAGGGTATGGAACTTGGTACAGCGCGCTGCCAGTGAGGAAGAGAGGGAAATTGTCCGTCATGAAGTAGGCCACTGCCCATCAGGAAGATTAGTATTATGGGACAAAAAGACGGAAAAAATATTCGAACCACCTTTTGAGCCCTCTATCGGAATAATAGAAGATCCCGGCATAAAAGTCAGCGGACCTATCTGGGTAAAAGGAGGCATTCGTATTGAAGGAACGGATGGAAGAAGTTATGAAATAAGAAACCGTGTGACCCTTTGCCGTTGCGGTCAATCATCCAACAAACCTTTCTGTGACGGGACTCATGCTTCCATGCACTTCCATGATGATATACCTTTGGAGGACAGCGGAGAGAAAAGATAA
- a CDS encoding sensor histidine kinase, with protein MEYFMNENMVSFFTFAPLMTIGSNTLLWIIALLTVIIVALSLVLWSQYKKTRHSQKEMDRGQMLNDQLLDIYFLDTLVMDKFGNIQQMNQACLKELNLNGDMIKGKSAFDVIDILVDKQSILPDLIRDLDSGKQQIDLPQNCVICNLQSNMIFMVQGTLIGTYKENRLNNVVFLFRNIESELTQEYILNMALSRTKIFPWFYDMKLDHMIIDSRWFSHLGIDEGNGTLSSEEFGALVHPDDRDEILNALAKQLQGELNKDTFTYRLKRADGTWEWFEVQSVYLGRVADIPYRIVGVCQSIHEHKVTEQKLIDARNKAEESDKLKSAFLANMSHEIRTPLNAIVGFSTLLSSVYSELTIEEINEYTAMIEKNSQLLMFLISDVLDLSKIESNTMEFHLQPFSLNTLMLEISQTQRLNMDEEVKLVMDIPDDDTILTADSMRLGQVMNNLINNAIKFTSKGSVCFGYKLTDDDRVQLFVEDTGVGMPEEMIEHIFERFFKGDSFVQGTGLGLAICKIIVEHFEGKIEVVSKVGEGSRFMVSLPLKNS; from the coding sequence ATGGAGTATTTTATGAATGAGAATATGGTTAGTTTTTTCACGTTTGCCCCTTTGATGACAATAGGTTCCAACACCCTTTTATGGATTATTGCATTATTGACAGTTATCATTGTTGCTTTGTCTTTAGTTTTGTGGAGTCAATATAAAAAGACACGTCATTCTCAAAAAGAGATGGATCGGGGACAAATGCTTAATGACCAATTGCTTGATATTTATTTTCTCGATACCCTTGTCATGGACAAATTCGGAAATATCCAACAAATGAATCAGGCATGCCTGAAAGAGTTGAATTTGAATGGGGATATGATAAAGGGTAAATCGGCTTTTGATGTTATAGACATTCTTGTGGATAAACAGAGTATATTGCCAGACCTGATTAGAGATTTGGATTCGGGCAAACAACAGATAGATTTACCTCAGAATTGCGTTATCTGTAATCTGCAATCCAATATGATCTTTATGGTGCAGGGGACATTAATCGGAACTTATAAAGAGAATCGGCTAAATAACGTCGTCTTCCTTTTCCGAAATATCGAAAGCGAATTGACGCAAGAATATATTCTTAATATGGCACTGAGTAGAACCAAGATTTTTCCTTGGTTTTATGATATGAAGTTGGATCACATGATAATTGATTCCCGCTGGTTCAGCCATTTGGGTATCGATGAAGGAAACGGCACGCTTTCTTCCGAAGAATTCGGAGCGTTGGTACATCCGGATGATCGTGATGAAATACTTAATGCGTTAGCTAAACAATTACAGGGGGAATTAAATAAAGACACTTTCACCTATCGGTTGAAACGCGCTGACGGCACATGGGAGTGGTTTGAGGTACAATCCGTCTATTTGGGACGTGTAGCGGATATCCCGTACCGGATAGTGGGAGTTTGCCAAAGCATCCATGAGCATAAAGTTACAGAACAGAAGCTGATTGATGCCCGGAATAAAGCAGAAGAAAGCGATAAGCTGAAAAGTGCATTTCTTGCCAACATGAGCCATGAGATACGAACTCCTTTGAATGCTATCGTAGGTTTCTCAACTTTACTGAGTAGCGTGTATTCCGAGTTAACGATAGAAGAAATAAATGAGTATACTGCCATGATTGAAAAGAACAGCCAATTATTAATGTTCTTGATTTCTGATGTGCTTGATTTATCCAAAATAGAATCCAACACGATGGAATTTCATCTTCAACCTTTTTCGTTGAATACGCTTATGCTTGAAATCAGTCAGACGCAGAGGCTTAATATGGATGAAGAGGTGAAGCTTGTTATGGACATACCTGATGACGATACGATACTAACTGCAGATTCGATGCGTCTGGGGCAGGTCATGAATAATTTGATAAATAATGCCATCAAGTTTACTTCCAAGGGAAGTGTTTGCTTCGGATATAAATTGACGGATGATGACCGGGTGCAGCTCTTTGTTGAAGATACGGGTGTGGGGATGCCGGAAGAGATGATCGAACACATCTTTGAACGTTTTTTCAAAGGGGATAGCTTCGTTCAGGGAACTGGTTTGGGACTGGCCATATGCAAGATTATAGTAGAACATTTTGAAGGGAAAATCGAAGTGGTCTCGAAAGTTGGTGAAGGTTCCCGTTTTATGGTCAGTTTGCCTTTGAAGAATAGTTAA
- a CDS encoding DegT/DnrJ/EryC1/StrS family aminotransferase, with protein sequence MDKRIYLCLAHMSGKEQAFIKEAFDTNWVVPLGPNVNAFEEELKHFVGQNKEVVALSAGTAAIHLGLIQLGVGTGDEVICQSFTFCASANPVAYQGATPVFVDSEEDTWNMDPVLLEEAIKDRIAKTGKKPKAIVPVHLYGMPAKIDEICVIAAKYDIPVLEDAAEALGSEFKGQKCGTFGTFGVLSFNGNKMITTSGGGALIVPDEASKKQTMFYATQAREPFPHYQHEKIGYNYRMSNICAGIGRGQMSVLDEHIAHHRHVHELYAKAFENLEGITLKSNPDGRFNANYWLSTILIDPEKSGTNYDEVRVKLDAKGIETRPLWKPMHLQPVYANNPRYVTGVSERLFNMGLCIPAGPWVTDADVDYIVEQIKACCTE encoded by the coding sequence ATGGACAAGAGAATTTATCTTTGCCTTGCTCACATGAGCGGCAAGGAGCAGGCTTTTATTAAAGAAGCCTTTGACACGAATTGGGTCGTTCCTTTGGGACCCAATGTGAATGCTTTCGAAGAAGAACTGAAACATTTTGTAGGACAGAATAAGGAAGTGGTTGCTTTGTCGGCAGGTACGGCGGCTATCCATTTAGGTTTAATCCAGTTGGGTGTCGGGACAGGTGATGAAGTAATTTGCCAGTCGTTCACTTTCTGTGCGTCGGCTAACCCGGTGGCTTACCAGGGAGCTACACCGGTATTTGTTGATAGTGAAGAGGATACCTGGAATATGGATCCTGTTTTGCTTGAAGAAGCAATAAAAGACCGAATCGCGAAGACGGGCAAGAAGCCTAAGGCTATTGTTCCTGTACATCTTTACGGTATGCCTGCTAAGATAGATGAGATTTGTGTTATTGCAGCGAAATATGATATCCCGGTCTTGGAAGACGCTGCCGAAGCATTGGGCTCTGAGTTCAAAGGTCAGAAGTGTGGTACTTTCGGTACATTCGGTGTCTTGTCTTTTAATGGAAATAAGATGATCACTACTTCGGGTGGCGGCGCTCTTATCGTTCCGGATGAAGCATCGAAGAAACAGACCATGTTTTATGCTACTCAGGCTCGTGAACCTTTCCCTCATTATCAGCATGAAAAGATCGGTTACAATTATCGTATGAGTAATATTTGTGCCGGCATCGGTCGTGGTCAAATGAGTGTATTGGACGAGCATATAGCCCATCATCGGCATGTACATGAATTGTATGCGAAAGCTTTTGAAAACCTGGAAGGCATTACTTTGAAATCTAATCCAGATGGTCGTTTCAATGCTAATTATTGGCTATCTACGATTCTGATTGATCCAGAGAAGTCTGGCACTAATTATGATGAAGTCCGAGTGAAACTTGATGCCAAAGGAATAGAAACCCGTCCTTTGTGGAAACCGATGCACCTTCAGCCTGTATATGCTAATAATCCTCGTTATGTGACAGGTGTTTCTGAGCGATTGTTTAATATGGGTCTGTGTATTCCAGCAGGTCCTTGGGTGACGGACGCGGATGTAGACTATATTGTAGAGCAAATAAAAGCTTGTTGCACAGAATAA
- a CDS encoding MBL fold metallo-hydrolase, producing the protein MKFLNVYRIVNSISSSNSFVLFTVFADDVWLVDCGDIEPILEWMHDNGKTLIKGVFITHSHYDHIYGLNNLLSIYPNLRIYTSLFGIAGLLSDKLNLSRYMESSFVCAVKSNIFEVSDNEKICLWNNVFLEAFFTPGHDKSCLVYRVDNSIFTGDSFIPGLKVVASFPNSNKEDAVISKSRILSLSKGCNLYPGHGEIYENFQLEKYI; encoded by the coding sequence TTGAAATTTTTAAATGTATATAGAATCGTCAATTCAATAAGTTCATCCAATAGTTTTGTACTGTTCACGGTATTTGCTGATGATGTTTGGCTTGTTGATTGCGGTGATATAGAACCAATACTGGAATGGATGCATGATAATGGAAAAACTCTAATTAAAGGTGTTTTTATTACACACTCCCATTATGATCATATTTATGGTTTGAATAATCTTTTATCTATATATCCTAATCTTCGTATTTATACATCGCTATTTGGTATTGCAGGCCTGTTGTCAGACAAATTAAATTTATCCCGTTACATGGAAAGTTCGTTTGTATGTGCGGTTAAAAGTAATATTTTTGAAGTTTCTGATAATGAGAAAATATGTTTATGGAATAATGTTTTTCTTGAAGCCTTTTTTACTCCAGGTCATGATAAAAGCTGTCTTGTTTACCGCGTAGATAATAGTATTTTTACAGGTGATTCCTTTATCCCTGGCTTAAAAGTGGTAGCTTCTTTTCCTAATAGTAACAAGGAGGATGCAGTAATATCAAAATCTAGAATACTTAGTTTATCAAAAGGATGTAATCTTTATCCCGGTCATGGTGAAATTTATGAGAACTTTCAACTTGAAAAATATATTTGA
- a CDS encoding SDR family NAD(P)-dependent oxidoreductase: MNPFTLLGKTILITGASSGIGRSTAIHCSKMGATVIATGRNEVRLKEVLAEMNGAEHQVICADITNESEIISLVNSIVSIDGVVLCAGINDRSLFKQINQDKIDKMYHINIMAPILLLKEIFKKKKITSGASIVFISSISSFYATISNALYASSKGAINSLIRVLALEYASKKIRVNGIMPGMVRTDMINAYGLSEEQMGDVVKSYPLGRLGEPVDVANGVIYLLSDASCWVTGTNIVIDGGITLR, from the coding sequence ATGAATCCATTCACTTTACTAGGGAAAACAATTTTGATTACCGGTGCTTCGTCGGGAATCGGAAGGTCAACTGCTATTCATTGTTCTAAAATGGGAGCCACTGTTATTGCGACAGGGCGTAATGAAGTAAGATTAAAAGAAGTTCTGGCAGAAATGAATGGTGCGGAACATCAGGTAATTTGCGCGGATATTACTAATGAATCAGAAATTATATCATTGGTTAATTCTATCGTTTCTATTGATGGCGTAGTTTTATGCGCTGGGATAAACGATAGATCTCTATTTAAACAAATTAATCAAGATAAGATCGATAAGATGTATCATATAAATATTATGGCCCCTATTTTGTTATTGAAAGAAATTTTTAAAAAGAAAAAAATAACTTCTGGTGCATCAATTGTATTTATATCTTCGATCTCTTCTTTTTATGCAACAATTTCAAATGCACTTTATGCTTCATCGAAAGGGGCTATCAATTCATTGATAAGAGTCTTGGCCCTAGAATATGCTTCAAAAAAAATCAGGGTAAATGGTATTATGCCAGGCATGGTTCGTACTGATATGATTAATGCTTATGGCCTGTCCGAAGAGCAGATGGGTGATGTGGTTAAAAGCTATCCATTAGGAAGACTTGGTGAACCTGTCGATGTTGCTAATGGCGTAATTTATTTGCTTTCTGATGCTTCTTGTTGGGTGACAGGAACAAATATAGTTATTGATGGAGGGATCACTTTACGTTGA